From a single Apium graveolens cultivar Ventura chromosome 2, ASM990537v1, whole genome shotgun sequence genomic region:
- the LOC141708463 gene encoding uncharacterized protein LOC141708463 yields MKRPQKPAEDPPMFVPWQPNCFEFRHPPSDLFTCKNGNSALDISLGRSLELRQTLVRASQQVNILEHGQPRELLQTPTCAYQQGNYLANRRLPSDLVTFLNDTPALNIPYGRSQLLQTPTCASQQANILERVLPCELFQTLIRASQRGNISEHVLPHEIHQTPSLVHDSLQRNILVHGQPRELLQAPICANQQRNYLASRHHPSDLNLHMWVIPGCNEPPHIDHILLKCKNIFGGFFEQVVKALGGPNHNSSYFLKEALQLGYTRYIDGDPRGTLTNYALIIEELGKIVAWRQAWQVSRQLTVENNLASNSRTGPFS; encoded by the coding sequence ATGAAGAGACCTCAAAAACCAGCAGAAGATCCTCCTATGTTTGTGCCATGGCAGCCAAACTGTTTTGAGTTTAGACACCCCCCATCAGATTTGTTTACATGTAAGAATGGCAATTCAGCATTGGATATATCTTTGGGAAGATCTCTCGAGCTCCGTCAAACTCTTGTACGTGCTTCTCAGCAAGTAAATATTCTTGAACATGGACAACCTCGTGAACTTCTCCAGACTCCTACATGTGCTTATCAGCAAGGAAACTATCTCGCCAACAGGCGCCTCCCATCAGATCTTGTTACATTTTTGAATGACACTCCAGCATTAAATATACCTTACGGAAGATCTCAACTTCTTCAAACCCCTACATGTGCTTCTCAGCAAGCAAACATTCTTGAACGTGTACTACCTTGTGAACTCTTTCAAACTCTTATACGTGCTTCTCAACGAGGAAACATTTCTGAACATGTACTGCCGCATGAAATTCATCAAACTCCTAGTCTTGTACACGACTCTCTGCAAAGAAACATTCTTGTACATGGACAACCTCGTGAACTTCTTCAGGCTCCTATATGTGCTAATCAGCAAAGAAACTATCTCGCATCCAGGCACCATCCATCTGATCTCAACCTGCATATGTGGGTAATCCCCGGGTGCAACGAACCACCACATATCGACCACATACTTTTGAAATGCAAAAACATCTTCGGAGGGTTCTTTGAACAAGTTGTGAAAGCATTAGGAGGTCCAAATCATAATTCATCCTATTTCCTAAAGGAAGCTTTGCAGCTTGGTTATACCAGATATATTGATGGCGATCCGAGAGGAACTCTGACTAATTATGCATTAATAATTGAAGAGCTTGGCAAAATTGTTGCCTGGAGACAAGCATGGCAAGTAAGCAGGCAGTTGACTGTAGAAAATAACCTTGCTAGCAACAGCAGAACCGGACCTTTCAGTTGA